TGATTTTAGTTAATTTCCTTTTCAgttcaaatgaaaaaaatatccgTTTTTTGTATATTCGCAACTTAAAAGACTTCGATTTATGGCGCACGAAACCACGCGAAATAATTTTCCTCTCCTCTTTCCTCCGTCTCTTCTGTACTTCAAATTTAAGAATGTCGGATGCAAAATCACAACAAATACTTTTATACGTCTTCCTGATAAATAATCAAACACTTGAGAACACTTTTGCTTCAAAACATCCTTGTTGATTGAAACAAAGATGTAATTTGGTTATTCTCGAGTTAAACTTAACCTAACAGTTCAGAAAACGTAATGAGAACACAGACAGTAACATTGCAACGAAATGACACTAAATTCTTTCAGTTTGCGCATCACGAAGATGTACACGATACTCTAGAAGAACGTTATCATAAAATTCAGAAGTTTTCTACTCAAATGTGAAAGATGTACGAGCGATGTACATAATATCAAGAATCAGCGACATCTGCGGAAAACATTCTGCAAGTAACTAATCAAGATAACCGTTTCAccaaaaataatgaaatgtaaCTGTGATTCAGTCGAACATATCTGTTGGAAACTTGAAACAAATAATCAACTTCATGTAATACAATGTGGATAAACTgatatattatctttttttaatctatttCCTCTAACAAAAGTACGAAGTCATTGAAATCCTTACGATATTAACAATTCGATAGAATACGAAGGGTACGCATTACCGTTTGATCATCTGTCGAGTAAGATGCGAAAGCAGGAAAAATCAATGTTCACCGGTATTCCCCTCGAGTTTCTTTGACGGCAACGAAACAGCCCGATTCGAAGAATATCCTTTTGCGATTTTTTACACACTTTCCAACAAAAAACACTACATACTTGTATGCAAAGACATCGCATTATCACTTATCATAGCAATTTTCGCGTTAGAAATACGGCCCGGTTcctgacgacgacgacgcgcCTAGCAGACGACATTTTGCTTTTGACGAATGGACCCGAAGTACGTCGAGAATCTCCGAACTTTAGCGACACAACTGAATAATTTTCTCGATTCGCAACGCCCCCCGGTGGTTACTTAACCACACTATTTTATTACGCGGGTTAAttccaaaaattatttttctcgttaTTTCAATACAAGTTATCtctatttactttttattccgATTTCCTCGGCatgtctttttcatttttacaacatttcttttcttcgaaatatacaattatggTAATAATCAGAATATATATGCAAACTTCCTAAATAAAAACTAAAGCGAAATAAGGAAAGAAACGCAGAgatcgaaagaaatatgaatttaaaaatttatcttttatatccCTGCAACTGAAAAAGTACTTAATTTTTCGGATATATATCGTGTGGACaggttattaaaatatcgatatagATACATTATCGATGCTCAAggttattattaaattctatttaaaaaaatttaaagctAAAACAGGTGTATTTTACATATGAATGAATGGAACGCATCTGACATCATACCTATAACGGATGACATCAACTTTTCACCATATGATTATTAGAGCCTCCACTGCCATCGACAGTTCATAGAGTGGAGTACGGTAGCCTTCGCAACCACTTGCTTCATTTGATGTCACCGCTAAATAAAGCGACTGACACGGTTTGTAAATATGAGGACGATGTTTCGAGTAGCACCTATTCCATAATTAGATGCTTATTATGATATTCGTTGAAAATCAGTTTCAAAGTCCAATCTATTATAGACGATCTTATCACGAGTTTTATAGTATGCAGACCTTTTATGAACTAGATTCAAAGATCATGAATTTTTCGTTCCAGTATTACAGTTGTTTGCGTTATCATCATTTGTTGTCTGAAGTATCCGTCTTGTTGAACTATCTAGACTAGAATGCTTCTCTTTCTGTAACTTTTCAATCATTTCTTCCTGTTGCttaattatatcgtttaaatattgtattttacgttgaTAGTCATGTTTCATTAGGCGTACATGAActtcttgtaattttatacgtttctcCACAGAATCTACCTGCTGTTTCGTACCTTTTCGAACAatctgaaattataaattatttaagatttttgttattctattaaatactacatatattttaaacgtaCTTCTAGTTGACTTTTTAAACCTTCCACTCGACTGTTAATACTTTTACCAAGACGATCCATATctgcattttctttttccgtttCGCGTAAGAAAGCAAgtaatttttctctctctataACAATTCTTTCATACTCGGAGAACAGTTCTTCGCAATAAGCAGTCACTTTACTTAATTTCTCCTTCAGGGAATTACGTGAAACTCGAGTCGAATAAACAATAGTATGCATATGTTCAATTCTATGTTGCGTTCGTCTGAAAAAGATCTAAGTATTCATTCTGTATGAATAGAACATTTgcatgaaaaatatacaaataaataacttaCTTTAAGGTTGTTTCGAGGTTTTCTACAAGACCCTTTAAATGATTTCTTTCAGCTGTAACCATTATAAGTTGTTTTTCGTTTTCGGGTTGATTCTCCTCTATACGTTTTATATGATTGCAGAGATTACGTTTTTCACTttcatattgatattttaattcatcTAATAATGTTTTACATTCTTCGATAGCGGTAGTATGAACAGCAATAGGTACTGTTTGATCTCCTTTACCcttcattttttcaaattctttgcttaaaatttcgtattttccTCGTAAATTGCTCAGTTCTGATGCTGTGGTTGtatattccttttttaatgcttcattacattttaaaattacttcCATTTTTAACTCATATGATGAACGAATATCATCAGTTTCTCCCTTTACATTTGCAGcttccttttttaaaatatcgttttgaTTTTTTAGTAATGTAGTATTTTCAAGcaactttttaatttcctttgtATACCTATCACACTGTACAGTTTTTATTGCagttatttatatgtatgatGTAAATCacctttttttatatacatttatttatccaTATcgtctatatatttataattatttacctCTGACTTCAATCCTTTTACTTCTCTGTGCATAATCTCATTTTCCGTAAGAATTTCCTTACATCTACTACTAAACTCAGCCATTTCCTGCTCATACATGTGTACAAGTTCCTGCTTTTCTGATAAATTTTCTTGGTAAGCATTTAAAAGTGGTCCCAATGCATGAAAATTAATACTTCCCCAAATCCTTGAGTCatatttgttttcattttctgCATGTACAGAAGTATTTTCATGCTTTTGACCTCCTAATTTGTCTTGATATCTCTCTAATTCGGTATTTAACTGGTAAACAATATTCtttaaaagtattatatctTCATTCGACTGAACTCTCTCCATTTCAAGTTTTTGATTGTGTTGAACCAGAGAAACTTTGGCTTCTTCTAATTCCTGAATCATTTGTATTAACGTCTCATAATGTAAACATACTTTCTTATACTCTAATTCTCTTTGCTCCAATATATCACTTAATTTCTGACATTCTTCTTGGACACTTTTATAACGTTTTTCCAATTTCTGATACTCATCAgctattttcattatatccCGTGAGACATGTTTTCTTGTTCGTGATAAAATAATACCTAAAATAATACAACATGAGATTTTGATTATCATTCATCCAAGTCAATAATTGTCTTATAACCTATGAATGTTTAATACCTGAATCTGCATCAACTTCATCAAATGCTTGCTTTTGAAGACTACCATCCTCGTTTAGCTTCTTACCTCTTTCATGTTCATATGTTTCAGTTCTATTTCTCAAAAGCAATTCATCTTCAGGTTCATTTATATCATTATCACTTATCCAATCTGATGGATATTTGTAAACATTGTGAGCTCTAAGCGTATGTTTGGTTTTTGCAACGCGTCTGCGACGGTAAATTGGTATGGAAGTTGTATCCTGATTGCTTTTAGCACCTGTTGTTCTTCTGTAGTTATGCTGTGTACAATAAAGAAAATGAGGTTAAGACCATATGAAGTATTTGCTTAcagcttttttttcttacaaaCATAATATActaattctattattaatcataattaccttctttttttcttgggTAATAATACTATCACAATTAGCCatcttcgttattttataGTTTAAACCTGATATAAGTTAATAAAGTCATTTGATCAAAacagtttaaaatattttaaatcacAGGTAAACTGATCAACTTTACGCAAAAAAACATCACAAATTTAGTCAAACAATATACGCACGTATACGACAgtgcatatttttattaattttcaagtttGTATGACATCTATTGCCATAGCAACTACTTTTGTACTAAACACTCACACCAGATGGTGTTTACTTCGATTTTCCTGTCTCTATTTTAAATCGATATGTTATTTGCTTATGCCAAGATGATTCAAGCAATTACATAAAGAGTAATCTAAACAAATTCAAATAGATCAGAATCGTGCCACACAAAATCTTTGGATTCTTGATCATTTTGATTCTtcaaattgttatttaataatatttatttaataccttACTGGAGTAAAATGCTTGTGCGTTCCCCAATAAAAATTCcccaatataaaaatatttgttttaaaatcGCACTTGCAAGGTGGAAAAATAAGTCATTTTTACGTGTGCAAAATTTTCGACAATCAGTCCAGAAATGATTACTACtatcaatattttacattctaaTTGCAGCAATATCTAAGATGTCCTCGACTGTTTGACGTTGCATCTATATCTGCGTCAATTAAATAGGAAATGTTGAAAGGAAAATGCATTTTACGAGTACATAATTATGAATTGGGGtatattatcattatatattttatctttaatctTAATACGAATGTAATATGTGAGAAACATGAAAAAGTATGCGATATGGCTGACcctattttattgaataaagtctacaacataaaaaaaaagaaaaaaaagggaaaatagTTACGTATATCCATGAATTAACAAAACAAATTCTTATACTACATTTACaagcaaattattattttatacgattaAAATTACCTAAGTAAATAGATAtcttaaataaatagtaaataggTAGCTTTTTTAGAATgctaaaaatattacgaaataattaattatcttatcaagtgataaatgaattaattGCCCCAAGATATCTCGCATTTATAATCTCGCGAAATATCTATACGTTTCTAATTAAAAGTAAGATATCAATGTCTTGGATATCTTCTatggaaaattgtaatataagaTATCACGTCAGTCCTGATCGAAACGATTATATcgactaattaaaaaataaagcatTTTATGTGCTGAAAATGAGCGTtttgaaaatgagaaaatatgaACATTAAGGAATTTTGTATGAATTTTGTTGCAAAATATTAAGTAGTTGTCGTAAATCTACTTTTTTTCTCGAGGTTGCAACTACCTCTGATAAGAGCCCGTGATAATACCCGCGAAATTATTAGTTGCTGCTTTAACTCGTCTTCGCGACGTGGATAAAAACGCCGGAATGCACGCAAATGCAAATAGATGGATAGCGACTGTGTCTCCGAAATCTTCGTACTTGTCGCGTAACAAATTTTTGATCAAAGTATCATGCTTTCTATACGCACCGCCGCGTTCCACGGTTTTATGATACAAGGTACacataatgaattttttatttggcAAAAGAAATTTGGTGCAAAGAATTTAGCAACCATTCATAAAGTGCTTCTTATCGTATACAATCGGTGCTATATCAAAAAATTTCTGATTATCTTGCCATATCTGTGAAAAGTAAATTATACCACAGATATATCTGATTTCAAGCATCCGATTCAGATGCTATCACGTATCGAGCACTTTATCGAatttacgtttaatttttcgctgaaaataaaaaaacgttttacatttatttttctaattatttcccaagaaaaaatttgttttcgttgCAGCGGCGGTTTTGTTATTTTGTTGGTCTATATTTTCGATTGAATTAAGTAATGCTACAAATGGCAGTTGCACCTACTATCACGAACTAACTCCTGGTACTAAGTATTTCATTCAGAACCGCGAATACCCGAATTTCTATAGCAGGTCACAATCATGTTCATGGACCATCGTAAGCGAGTATAAAGTTGATTTAACCTGTAGCACGTTTGAATTACCATGGGTAAGGCTATAGTTTTCATTGTAGAATTAATTACTAATCGTAAGAGAAATcgaaaataacgaataattttcgCGCAGAGTTCCAATTGCTTCCAAGACAAAGTAGCTGTGCAAGTCAATTCTTCTACTACGCATCGGTATTGTGGTAATGGAAAGTTTAACATACAATCAGAATCAAACACGATGGTTGTAACGCTGCAATCACCAGTATGGTCGAGCGGTGGTCGATTTGCATGTGAAGTGAGATCAGTGAAGCGACCCCAAGATTCCGAAAATTGTGAATGTGGATGGAAAAAccctgtatgtatatatttacgcAAATTCGTCGACGCTTCATTTAGATTGAGTGACGTTATTCTAAGCAAATGAGAGCTTCTGTTAATCGTTCTTAGAGCCGCATCGTCGGTGGAAATGATACAGGGGTGAACGAGTTCCCTATGATGGTTGGTATTGTGGACTTCAAAAGACGAGTCGTATTCTGTGGAGGCACTATAATATCCACAAGATACGTACTAACAGCGGCACATTGCGTCGACAGGAAAGAATACCAGGAATTGGGTGCCCTGGTTGGCGATCATGATTTGCGAACAGGTAAGCGCCTACTGTAAATGCAAGTACTTCGTATCTCGTATCTCGCATCGTGGCTAATTTGATTTCGATCTGTAGGATCGGATACAAACGCCACGGTGTTACATcgaataatcaaaattatgATTCATCCTAATTACGGTCAAAGAACTGATCAAAATGACGTGGCTATCGtaaaaacagagaaagaaatgaaGTTCACTAACGAGGTTGGTCCGGCTTGTCTACCTTTTCAACATTCGTTGGATACTTTTGCTGGCAATTATGTTGAATTGTTGGGTTAGTGATATAGTGGTTATATACTGCGTTACGATTCGCTTTGTTATTATATCTCAACATTTCTGATAAAATTAGGTTGGGGAACAACGGATTATGGTGGCCCAACTTCtgatattttgcaaaaagtTACCTTAAGCGTGCTTACGTATCTACAGTGTTCTAAAAATTACAaggatataacgtcagatCAAATCTGTACCTATGCCGAAGGCAAGGATTCGTGTCAAGTAAATTTCGCTTTGAATTGTAGCAGAATTGACGcaatcgatcgattaaatgaatttttcatgaatGCAGTAATACTGaagcatttatttaaaaaatagatggACAGTGGTGGGCCAGTTCTATGGCAAAATCCGACGACTAAACGACTTGTCCTGATAGGAATCATTACAAAGGGTTTAGGTTGTGCTATCGTTGGTGGTGTAAATACTAGAGTTGGAGCTTACATCGACTGGATTATTTCAGCAACTTCAGGTAAGACGTAGAATATGCGATGCAAATAGTTAAAGCTATATTCGCGTAACCTTcgcaattttgttatttcagaCGCTTCGTACTGCATCATAGAATAAGACAATACAGCTTATCGTTCGACTCGATTTGACACAATCTGGATAGCAGGCCTAGTCGTTTCATTAATATCGCTGATAACGCAACTGACATACTTATGAGGTAAATTTCCTCGTTTTACAGGTTTAAAATGTTCCCAAGAAAACGATAAGAATACAAACATACTATTCGCACGAACATTGTATTAGATCGGCAATTACATATCATGCGGGCATCAAACGATTAGGATGTGTCGATTTATTGTTTCAAGTCTGGAGACGACGAAAGCTTTGTAATTTATCATTCAGATATgttattgaatatatattgttaaatcaTGCTAGttgaatcttttatttcaccCCCAACCTGCCTCCTCCTTTCTTCGTCTCTTCCTCACCCGCCGTTGCCTACGCTAatgttatttgatatttacgtAAGAACGCTCAAACATCGACATCGGAGCGTCTGTATCTTGTAACACTCAAATCGATTGTAAAACTATTCTATTCGTACAAAAAGCTATTTCTATCGATATAGACGGAATAGTCAGATTCATCGAGCGAGATCTCTAGTAATCGCTTGTTACGCGCAACACGAAAAGACGAGCAATATTACGACGCACGCGAAATATAAACTAAGTAAAGCCTTCGGTCACGAAAGCCGCGTGTCTATGGCAAACATTCCGATCGCATGCAGATATGAAATCGTAAGCAAAACTAATCTATGAATTTGCTCGAAACGagttaaatttttatgcacGGACCGGTAACTATGAAACGCTTACGCAATGCGATTTCtgatatataatgtatatatacatcgtatatacgttatatataacgATTATATACGTGGCTGGTATGTAATGGTACGAGAGAAAATCATCGAGGTATCATCGCCACGCGACGCGACTCTTCCGCGTATATCAGCGCGTCGTTCTTTACAAGCCGCGCGTAGCCTGCACGTAGACAACTAGAAATTAACTGCGTGTAAACAATGTCTCATTATTAATAAGTTCGTGAATGAGGATGTGACGTGAGACACTTTACGAGAGGGAATATTCAACAGCTCCACGGTTACGTTCAAACCAGAGCAAATACGTATAATCATCTCTGTTTACCTGTGAAATACAAAAGGAAGCAAACATCgacgagaaaaggaaaagaaattgatttataaGTACAATCAACGATGAATCGTTTTAGACATTGTCTGCTTGCCGAGGTTTCTCGGTTCACTATAAATAGATGACAAGAAAGGGGGAATTAATCGGACAAGCCGAACGGGTAATTCGTGGCGCAATTGCGTACGATCGCACAAAATCAGTCATATCGTCGTACACGagagatatttattaaacaaattgatTTCTTCGACGTGATCTGCCCTTGACATAGTTATTTAGTTGATGATAGTTCTCACAAATGGGTACTCTCGTCGTCTTCACACGAGTACCAGATGTggtttatgaaaatttcgtgccaGTCCCCGTAACATGCGATATTTATTGTATGTACAGACAATTTGTACTTTATCAGCAATCAGTTGAAAAAATAGATGCTAGTCTTTTCGTAAGTAGAATCGTCCGATATCAACCAAATAATATTGGAATCCTTTTGTAAACGACAACGTATAATCGACCGGAACGAATTGAAATGAAACAGAGACAAGGGAGTTAGAGTGCCTTGTATGTAAACACCGTTGTTTTTAAGCAGACCAGTCGCTATTTGCTTCCTTAATGTACACCGCTCTCAGTTTCTATTCACCTTCAATATGATTTCACTCATGGTGCAACCACCTGACCTTAGCTAACGATCAGTAAGAACCTCGAGGGAGCTAGGTCTCGAGGGTCGAAGGTCAGTAAAAGCGTAAACTTTGTTGGT
The DNA window shown above is from Bombus fervidus isolate BK054 chromosome 8, iyBomFerv1, whole genome shotgun sequence and carries:
- the LOC139990023 gene encoding centrosomal protein of 89 kDa, with product MANCDSIITQEKKKHNYRRTTGAKSNQDTTSIPIYRRRRVAKTKHTLRAHNVYKYPSDWISDNDINEPEDELLLRNRTETYEHERGKKLNEDGSLQKQAFDEVDADSGIILSRTRKHVSRDIMKIADEYQKLEKRYKSVQEECQKLSDILEQRELEYKKVCLHYETLIQMIQELEEAKVSLVQHNQKLEMERVQSNEDIILLKNIVYQLNTELERYQDKLGGQKHENTSVHAENENKYDSRIWGSINFHALGPLLNAYQENLSEKQELVHMYEQEMAEFSSRCKEILTENEIMHREVKGLKSECDRYTKEIKKLLENTTLLKNQNDILKKEAANVKGETDDIRSSYELKMEVILKCNEALKKEYTTTASELSNLRGKYEILSKEFEKMKGKGDQTVPIAVHTTAIEECKTLLDELKYQYESEKRNLCNHIKRIEENQPENEKQLIMVTAERNHLKGLVENLETTLKRTQHRIEHMHTIVYSTRVSRNSLKEKLSKVTAYCEELFSEYERIVIEREKLLAFLRETEKENADMDRLGKSINSRVEGLKSQLEIVRKGTKQQVDSVEKRIKLQEVHVRLMKHDYQRKIQYLNDIIKQQEEMIEKLQKEKHSSLDSSTRRILQTTNDDNANNCNTGTKNS
- the LOC139990039 gene encoding venom serine protease 34, coding for MLSIRTAAFHGFMIQAAVLLFCWSIFSIELSNATNGSCTYYHELTPGTKYFIQNREYPNFYSRSQSCSWTIVSEYKVDLTCSTFELPWSSNCFQDKVAVQVNSSTTHRYCGNGKFNIQSESNTMVVTLQSPVWSSGGRFACEVRSVKRPQDSENCECGWKNPSRIVGGNDTGVNEFPMMVGIVDFKRRVVFCGGTIISTRYVLTAAHCVDRKEYQELGALVGDHDLRTGSDTNATVLHRIIKIMIHPNYGQRTDQNDVAIVKTEKEMKFTNEVGPACLPFQHSLDTFAGNYVELLGWGTTDYGGPTSDILQKVTLSVLTYLQCSKNYKDITSDQICTYAEGKDSCQMDSGGPVLWQNPTTKRLVLIGIITKGLGCAIVGGVNTRVGAYIDWIISATSDASYCIIE